In Clostridium omnivorum, the DNA window ATTCCCCATTATTATATTAATTTCTCTAACAATTTTATTATACTATTCAGAAATTTCACATTCAACCACTTTGTTAAAAAAAACACAATTTTTTAATCTATATGAAATTCCTTCCCTCTCTCAGCTTTATGTCCAAAATTATAAAGTATTGCATTAACTATTCTTTCAGAGGCTTTTCCATCACCATAAGGATTAATAGCCTTACTCATACTATTGTATGCTTCTTCATCTCTTATAAGCTTATTTGCCTCTGTAGTTATAAGTTCAATGTCTGTCCCTACTAATTTAACTGTTCCCACTTCAACTGCTTCTGGTCTTTCAGTTACATCTCTTAAAACCAAAACAGGTTTTCCTAAGTGTGGTGCCTCTTCCTGTAGTCCGCCAGAATCAGTCATAATCATATAACATTTATTCATAAGATTATGTGTTTCTTTAGTATCAAGTGGAGGCAACAAATGAACCCTTTCAAGATTTCCTAAATGTTCATAAACCACATCCTTTACTATTGGATTTAAATGTACAAGATAAATTAACTCCACATCTTCATTTTGTTCAACAATATTCTTTAGTGCTTTACATATGTTATCAATTCCTTGACCCCAATTTTCTCTTCTATGTGCGGTAACCATTATTACCTTTTTATTGAAATCGATTTTATTAAGTTCATCAGTACTAAATACATAGTTACCTTTAACTGTATATTTCATTGCATCTATTACTGTATTTCCTGTAATAAAAATATTTTCCTCTTGAACTCCCTCTCTCAAAAGATTTTCTTTAGAACCTTTTGTTGGTGCAAAATGCATGTCAGCAATAGCCCCTGTAAGCTTTCTGTTCATTTCCTCGGGGAAAGGAAAATATTTATCAAAAGTTCTAAGTCCTGCTTCCACATGGCCAACTTTTATCTGCTTATAAAAAGCTGCAAGAGCCCCTGTAAAAGTCGTTGTTGTATCGCCATGCACCAATATTATATCTGGTTTTTCTTCCTCAAAAATTTCTTCAAGTCCTTCAAGTACCCTTGTAGTAATGCCAGTTAAGGTTTGTTTTGTTTTCATAATATTTAAATCAAAATCCGGAGTAATGTTAAAAAGCTCCAAAACTTGATCTAACATTTCCCTATGCTGCGCTGTAACACACACTTTTGATTCAATTTCTTCTCTACTCTCAAGTTCCTTTACTAGTGGAGCCATTTTTACAGCCTCGGGCCTAGTACCAAAAATTGTAATAACTTTTACTTTATTCATGCGTACCTCCTCGTTTTCCTCATTGAATCTCACATTTATCATTTTATTAATATTATTATCCTATTGACTTATATAAAAATTAATCCTTTCGTTTAAAGAATCCAGCTTTCCAAGCTATTATAACGATAAAGAGTATTACAGTTACAAATAAAAAGTAAGATCTTACAGTATCTATTTGCATTGCAATTATAGCTATACCGCCAAGTATTGCACTTATTAAATACATTATAATTACTGCCTGCCTTTGAGTTAATCCCATGTCTAGAAGTCTATGATGCAAATGCCCTCTATCACCTTCCATTATAGGCTTTCCATTTACCTTTCTTCTTATCATAGCAAACAGTGTATCATATATAGGAAGCCCTAATGCTAAAATAGGAACAGTTATTGCAAAAGCAGCCGCAGATTTAATTGCTCCTTCCATAGAAATTGCAGCAAGTAAAAATCCTAAAAGTGCAGCTCCTGTTTCACCCATAAATATAGATGCAGGATTAAAATTATAGGGTAGAAATCCCAGTATAGCTCCAGATAGAATAGCAGTCAAAATAGCTGCTTCAGTCCTATTAAATAATATGGAAATAACAAATATAGTTATAGCTGATATTAATCCTATACCTGCAGCTAAACCATCTAAGCCATCTATAAGATTTAAAGCATTAGTAATACCAATAACCCAAAGTATTGTTAACGGATATGATAGAAATCCTATTCCAAGCGATAAATCAGTTTTATCAAAAGGATTAGTAATATAATTTATTTTTATACCGGAAAACAAAAGGCAGAGTGCCGCTGCAAATTGAAATATTAACTTCTGCCATGGTTTAAGTACTTTAATATCGTCAACAATTCCTTCAATTACTATAATTGTGGTTCCTGCTATAATCCCTAATTGATGTGTTGTTATACTTCCTTTTTTAAATATCAATGTTAATAAAAAGGCTCCATAAATAGCAAGACCGCCCATCAAAGGCATTGCCTTAGTATGTATCCTTCTTTCATCCTTTGGAACACTGACTGCATTAACTTTAAACGCAAGTTTCCTTACAATTGGAGTAAATCCAAAGGACAACACCATTGAAACCAAAAATAACATTATTAAACTATCCATAAGTATTCCTCTCTAAATTTAAATGACATGTATTGTGAAATTTTCTAATCCGCTAGTAAGTGCAGTCTCCCTCTAAGGAATCATCTTCTTCTATCCAATCAGATACTAAAACTGTCCTATAATCTTTTTTGGTATCTCTAATTATTACTTTCTCTATACCGGAGTTGATAATAAACCTTTTACAAAGAGAACATGGTGCTGCGTTGTGTACATATTCACCAGAATTTTGTTCCTTTCCAACTAGATACATTGTAGCGTTTAGCATATCCTGCCTCCTGGCAGATATTATTGCATTTTGCTCAGCATGCACTGATCTGCATAATTCATATCTTGTACCCCTAGGTATATTTAATTCTTCTCTTCTGCAGTACCCTAAATCGCTGCAATTTTTTCTTCCTCTTGGGGCACCTGTATAACCAGTGGCGATTATTTCATCATGTTTTACTATAATTGCTGCAAAATTTCTTCTAAGACAAGTTCCTCTTTCAAGTACTGTTTCACATATATCAAGATAATAATTATGTTTATCAATTCTTTCCATAACTGCTTCACCCCTGTTTATGCTGAATTTGTTTGTATTATTTTTTTACATTTACAATATCTATTTTATAACAAATTGCATATAATTTAAAGCATTAGGCATAAAATTAAAAAAGTCGGTCAAATGCCGACTTTTTATAACCTTTTTATTTTGTTCCAAATAGTCTATCTCCAGCATCTCCAAGACCTGGTACTATATATCCATTCTCATTTAATCTTTCATCTACTGATGCAGTATAAATATCTACATCAGGATGAGCATCCATAACAGCCTTTATACCTTCTGGAGCAGCTATTAAGCACATAAGTTTAATATTTTTAGCTCCTTTTCTCTTTAACAGTTCAATAGCGTCAACTGCTGAACCACCTGTAGCAAGCATAGGGTCTGTAACAATTACGTCTCTTTCTCCTATATCTTGAGGTAATTTACAAAAGTACTCTACTGGTTTTAAAGTTACTTCATCTCTATATAGACCTATATGTCCTACCTTTGCAGCTGGTATAAGCTTTAACATACCGTCTACCATTCCAAGTCCAGCTCTTAATATTGGAACTATAGCCATCTTCTTTCCAGCTAACATTTTACATTTTGTAGTACAAATAGGAGTCTCAATTTCAACCTCTTCTATTTGCATATCTCTAGTTACTTCATAAGCCATAAGCATTGCAACTTCTTCAACTAATTCCCTAAAATCCTTTGAACCTGTATTTTTATCTCTAATAAAAGCCAATTTATGAAGTATAAGTGGATGTGCTATTTGTGTTAATTTACTCATTTTTATTCCCCCTATTTAGTATACTTTTCTTCGATTGCAGATATTTTATTTATTCTTCTTTGGTGTCTGTCGCCTTCAAATTTTGCATTTAAAAATGTTTCCACTATATCTAGTGCTACTCCAACGCCTACTACCCTTGCTCCAAGTGATAGTATATTTGCATCATTGTGCTCTCTGCAAGCATGAGCACTGAAAGTATCACCACAAAGTGCTGCTCTTATCCCAGGTACCTTATTTGCAGCTATGCTTATTCCAATACCTGTACCACACACCAATATTCCATAATCAGACTTCTTTGAAACTACTTGCTCTGCAACCTTTTCAGCAAAATCAGCATAATCACAGGATTCCATGGAATAAGTTCCACAATCCTCAAGTTCTATTCCTTTTTTCTCCAAGTGCTTAATTATCTCTTTTTTAAGCTCTAATCCTGCATGGTCACTTCCTAATGCTATTCTCATACTTTTTTCTCCTTTCACTCGAAACACTGGGCAATCTAACCTCGCCGATTTCCATCGGCAGATTGCCCGTAAAAGGTCATTTAGACCTTTTACCTCCCTTCATTATATGTTAATAGTAATTTTGGACATAGAAAATTACTACAAAAAAGAAGATATTAGTATTATATAATACCCTTATCTTCTTCTATTTTATGCAATAAAGCATCTATTAAATTTTTTAAAGAATCAAAAGTTTTTTGATAAGCAGAAACATCGCCGCCGTAAGGATCAGCAACATCCCCTTTTACGCCGACATACTGTTTTAAAGTGTAAACCTTATTTTTAATATTCGGAAATCTGCCTAATATAATATCTCTCATGTAAGCAGTCATAGTTAATACTAAATCTGCCCCTTCCAGCATTTCCTTAGTTAACTGAACTGCCTCTCTTTTAGAAATATCACAATCCAAATTTTCTTTAACAAGTAAAGCTGAATTCTTAGAGGTCTTACTACCTTTCACAATAGAAAAACCAGCTGAGGAGGCACTAACATCTTCTAGTGTATTTAATTTGTTAAATATGGCTTCTGCCATGCAGCTTCTGCAAGTATTACCAGTACAAACAAAAAGTATCTTCATGCGCTTCCTCCAAATATTTCTAATAATCTTAAAACCTAAATTAATAGTTAATTAAATTAGACATTAATAATATCATAGCCTGCGGATTTTTTAAGTCTGTTCATAACGGCTACACCAAAATCAATCTCTTCAAAGGCTTCAGATATTATTATATCCACCCCTAAATCATCAAAACCTCTTAAAACTTCGAATAAATTTTTACCTATATTGCTAATGTCATTTCTGCTGCCCAAGGATCTTACTATTCCATTTTTATAAAAGTTTACTGTCTCATCTGTAGCCATTATTCCAACGGTTTTATTTTCGTCTATATAATTTTGCACTATTTCATTGATTTTTGCAATAGTTTTTTGCAAATCTCCTTGAACAATTTTAAGTGGAGCTTTTGGTGCATAGTGTCTATACTTCATTCCAGGAGCTTTTGGCTTAAAATCACCTACTGGTTTCTTCATTATTGCAGGATCTATATAAATTTCCGAATTAACTTCCCTTAGCATTTCCAAGGTAATTCCTCCTGGTCTTAAAACACATGGAGGCTCTACAGTACAGTCTACAATAGTAGACTCTAAGCCAACATCACATTTTTCTCCACCCAATATATACTCTATTTTTCCCTCTAAATCTTCAATACATCTCGACACTTCTGTAGGACTTGGTCTACCTGAAACATTGGCTGATGGAGCCGCTATTGGAACTCCTGCTGCCTTTATAAGCTCCCTTGCTACAATATTTGAAGGCATTCTAATTCCTATTGTATTAAGCCCTGCACTTGTAGTATCCGGTATTATTTGAGACTTTTTTAAGATTAGTGTTAATGGTCCAGGCCAAAACTTTTCCATAAGCCTTTTTGCAATCTCTGGTATTTCAGTAGTTAAATACTCTATATTGAAATCAGCAATATGAACTATAAGAGGATTATCCTGCGGCCTTCCTTTTGCTAAAAAAATCTTCTTAACAGCAATATCATCTAGTGCATTTGCTCCAAGGCCGTATACCGTTTCTGTAGGAAAGGCCACTAAGCCCCCATTTCTTATAACTTTGCCGGCATCTTCTATTGCAGTTCTATCTAAATTATCTAAATCTAAAATTACAACCTTTGTTTCCATTTCAATCTACTCCTTAGTTAATAATCCATAAAACTCTTAGATTACATTAGTCATTACAAGTCCTAAGAGAATACCTACCATAATTCCAAGCGTACTAGTTACACCATCCCAAAGCTTTGAAGACTCTGGAAACATCTCTCCACAAACTACATAAATCATTATACCTGAAGCAAAAGCCAAGCACCCGCTCAATACATTTTGTGAAATACTGCCTATGTATGCTCCTATTAAAGTACCTATTGCAGTCGGAAAGGCTGTTAAAAATGCATATAGTAATATTTTACTAACCTTTACCTCTGAAGCCATTAAAGGCGCTGACACTGCTATCCCCTCAGGTATATCGTGTATTGCTATTATAAGGCTCATTTTAAGTCCAAGACCGCTGCCAGCTAAAAAACCACACCCCATAATTACCCCTTCAGGAAAATTGTGAAGCATCAAAGCAAGTGCCGCCATAAAGGCTACCTTTAGATGGGTATTATCATAAACTTTTTTTGCATTTACTATCCTATCTATTATTATAATAGTAATCATTCCAAGTATACAAAAAAACAAGGTGGCTGGAAAGCTCCACTTAGTCATAGCCTCTGGAATTAAGTCAAACACTACTATAGATAGCATAAGCCCCCCTGCAAATCCTATTATAGCTCCGAGTAACCTCTTTGATGGCTTTTTTATTATTACCCCCAAAGAAGCACCAGTCATTGTACCAATCAGTGATACAATACTTCCAAGCAGTACAATTATTAACATGTTCCCATTATCCAATTAGATCACCCCTATTGTAATTTAATAAATCTTCATACAACTTGTACAAAATTGAAGTTCTATAACATTGTATTTATTAAAATAGGAGTAGAGAACCTTTCTGCTAAATTTTATTAGGATTTTTACAAGCAATTATACTTAGGATCTAAATTCCTTAATCTTTTCAATTGCTTCTTCTGTATAAACAGCTGAAACACAAGATTTATATATAGTATCCAACAATTTGTATTTTATAAAACCACCCTTAGTTATAATAAAATAGTAGTATTCTTCTTCAGGATGTTGTTTTTTAAGCTTATAATAATGATGTGCAACATAAGAATTATTTTTTAAAAACTCTTGATCAATAAGCTTTATTTTTTTATTCCTAAACCTAGATGTGGTTAAGAGTATAATATTAAACTGAGTTCCTTCACCTTCAGTATGCACTAGTACTACCTTATTGCATACTAAATTAAACTCAATCTTAAATAACCCCTGTTTTATTTTTATTTTATAGTTATCGTAATCGTATTTTAAGTATCCAGCATTAATAGTTATTACAATTGTAGTTAATATAAGAAGTTCAATGATTGCTAAATATGTTAGAAAAAACACATCAAATTTATTTGCTATAAGTAAAGCAAAAGGTAGAATAAAAAAAATAAAGCACATAGACAGCATAAATCTCTTATAAGACTTGTTTTGCTTTCTAATTGCTTTATTTATATCCATAAGTTCACCCCTGAATAATTATAGATTAATCATTATTTCCCATAGCTTTCATTTTTTCTGCTTGATCTGCTGTTATAAGACCGTGAAGCATTTCATCTATATCACCATCTAAGAAAGAATCGAGTTTATAAAGGGTTAATCCTATTCTATGATCTGTAACTCTTCCTTGTGGATAGTTATAAGTTCTAATTCTTTCACTTCTATCACCAGTACCTACTTGGCTCTTTCTATCTTCAGCTATACCTGCACTTCTTTCAGCTTGTGCCTTTTCATAAAGTCTTGCCATAAGAACTTTCATAGCTTTTTCTTTATTTTTAAGCTGAGACTTTTCATCTTGACAGGATACAACAAGACCAGTTGGTAAGTGAGTTATTCTTACAGCTGAGTCTGTAGTGTTTACACACTGTCCACCGTGACCGGATGCTCTAAACACATCAATTCTTATGTCATTAGGATTGATGTCTACATCTACCTCGTCAACTTCCGGAAGCACTGCTACTGTAGCAGTGGAAGTGTGAATTCTACCACTGGATTCAGTATCAGGTACCCTCTGTACTCTATGAACTCCACTCTCATATTTAAGCTTACTATAAGTTGATTCTCCCCTAACCATAAAAACAACTTCTTTGAATCCACCTATATCTGTTTCATTAGCACTCATAAGCTCAATTTTCCATCTATGTCTTTCTGCATATCTAGTATACATTCTAAAAAGATTTGCTGCAAATAGAGCGGCTTCCTCTCCACCAGCTCCACCTCTAATTTCAATAAATACGTTTTTATCATCGTTTGGATCCTTAGGAAGAAGAAGTATTTTCATTTCTTGCTCCAAGTTTGCAATATCTTCAGTAAGTTGCTTTATTTCCTCTTGGATCATTTCTCTCATCTCTCTGTCATCTTCCATTTGAAGCATTTCTTTGTTTGCTTCAAGATCAGAATTAGCCTTTTTGAAAGCTTTATATTTACCTACTAATATTTCAAGTTCAGCATGTTCCTTACAAAGTTTCTGCCATTCCTTTTGGTCAGCCATAACTGAAGGATCACTTATCTTTATAGAAAGCTCTTCATATTTATTTTCAATGAAATTTAGACGTTCTAATATCATATTATCACTCCGTATATATATTTTCACAATTATTTATTATATCACAAGACTTTTATATTAATCAACTGAGAAATCCAAGAACTACTCTGTCATTTTCTGCTAAGTCCTTGATACATTTTATATGAACAAAACCATTGGCACTTAATATGCTTTGTACTGCCTCTCCTTGGTCATGGCCTATCTCAAAAGCCAATAGTCCTCCCTTTTCCAAAACCTCTAGACTTTGTAATGTTATTTTTCTATAAAATTCTAAACCATCCTCTCCACCCCATAGAGCAATGTAAGGCTCATAATCTTTCACATCTTCCATTAATGTAGGAATTACATCTGTTCTAATATATGGCGGATTTGAAACTATAACCTGAAAACTCTTGTCTTGCATCATAGCATATTGAAGCAGATCACTTTTATAAAACTTTACTTTTTTGTCCACATTTAGTTTTTTAATATTTTCTTCTGTAACCCTTTCAGCACTGTCGGAAATATCAGCACAATCTACTGTAACTTCCTCTAAAAGCTTAGCTATAGAAATACCAATAGCACCAGTGCCACAGCACACATCGCATATTTTATTATAATTATGGTGCTTTGCCTCTCTCAATACTTCCTCTACCAATACTTCTGTGTCAGGTCTAGGGATTAGTACTCCAGGTTCAACGTAAAAATCAAATCCCATAAACTCACAAGCTTTTAAAATATATTTGACAGGCATTTTCTTTTTTCTTAGCTCTATGAAATTTAGAAATTCTTTCACTTTTTGTTCTTCCACTTGAAAATCCCTATTTGTAATTATTGCCATTCTATCTATATTTAAAACTTTTCCTAGAAGAAGTTGAGTATCTAACATATAGCTGTCAATATTTTCATTTTTAAGAATATCATATCCCAGCTTCAACAATTCCTGTATTTTCTTCAATGCTTGCCTCCTCAATTACCTTTTCTACTTCTATTCCCTCAGCAGCTTTAAGTGCTGCAATTGCTACTTCTATCTGGTCAATTTCTGGTTCTTTTGTAGTAAGCTTTTGAAGCATAAGACCTGGATAAGAAAAGAATTTTGCTGCTTTACTATCGCTTTTTCCCATCCATCTTATAATTTCATAAGTTACCCCCGAAACCACAGGCAAGAGAATAACTCTGTATAGAATTCTTTCCCATAATGAATTCCAACCAGTTAAAGAAAATAATATTATACTTACTATCATTACTAAAAACATAAAATTAGTACCACATCTTGGATGCAATCTGCCAAAGCCTTTAGCATTTTCTGGAGTAAGTTCAACTTCATTTTCATAGCAGAATATAGTTTTATGCTCTGCTCCATGGTACTGATATAGTCTATAAATGTCTTTCATCTTTCCTATAGCGTATATATAAACTAAGAAAATCAGCACTCTAATTACTCCTTCAATAATATTAAGTACTATAGTATTTGTTACATTTAATTTTTTAAACAGATTTGCGCTAATATTAGGCAATATAAAAAATAACCCTATAGCTAATATTAAAGAAATGCACAAAGAAGCTGCCATAACTATATCTGAGCTTTTATCTTTAAACACACTCTCAAACCATTTGTCAAACTTGGATGGCTCCTCTTCATCTTCAAAAAATTCTGATGAATAATTTAGTGTTTGTATTCCTACTACTAAGGATTCTATTAAAGAAATAAAACCTCTAATTATTGGCAATCCAAAGAACTTATTTCTTTTGGTATAAGGAACTATATCCTTATTTTCTATTACTATCTCACCGTTTGAAGTTCTTACTGCAGTGGCTACCCCTTTTGAACCTCTCATCATAACTCCTTCAATAACGGCTTGACCCCCTACATTTTTATATTTGCTCATTTCTTCACCCCACAAATTTTCTGTGCTTTATCTTTCTTTTTCATACTCTTCCTTAAATTGAATGTAGCATTTTGGACATAGAGCATGATATTCTACATTGTCCTCTTTATCTATTGCAACTTGTTTTCCTTCAAAAACGTACCTTCCATTTATCATTCTACCATTTAATAGCGCCTTTTTACCGCACTGACATATATTTTTTAACTCTTCAATACTATGAGCTAAGAGCAGCAATCTGGAACTTCCTTCAAACCCGTTCATTTGAAAATCAGTACGCAGTCCATAGCATATTACCGGTATATCTAACTTAACAGCAACATAAAACAATTCATCTATATGCTCTTTTTTAAAGAACTGAGCTTCGTCTACTAATATACAGTCTATAGCTTCTTTTTCAGAAATCCACTTTTGAACTTCTTTAAAAATATCCTGTTTTTCATCTATTAATAAATCTACTTCTCTAGTGACACCAAGTCTTGAAACAACCTTATTTCCACCTTTTGTATCTGTTTTAGGTTTAATAATAATTATTTTCATGCCTCTTTCTTCATAATTATGTGCTACCTGAAGTAAATTAGTTGACTTTCCACAATTCATAGCTCCATATCTAAAATAAAGTTTGCTCATTCCCCTGCTCCTCCTCTAAATAGGCTGCACAACCTATCTTTATAAGCTCTAGCTTACAGCTAATTCGTAGAATCTATCTTTTATTTCTCTTAATATACTTAGTATAATCCTTATACTATTAGTAAACATATAAATAGATTATAACATTACAACTTTACTTTTAAAAGTAAAACCTCCCTAAACTAGTCATTGACTTAATAAAAGGTGTTGTGCTATAATCTAGAGGTTAATAGTGGATATAAGTCCACGATTCGAAAGAGGTGAAAAAGATGAGAGAAGGCATACATCCAGAATACCACAATGATGCTGTGGTAAAGTGTGCATGTGGAAATACTTTTACAACTGGTTCAGTTAACAAAGAACTAAAAGTAGAAATATGCTCTAAATGCCACCCATTCTTCACTGGCCGTCAAAAGATAGTTGACGTTGGCGGAAGAGTTGAGAAGTTCAGAAAGAAGTTCAACCTACAAGAAGAAGAATAATTTTTAAAGAAATAAATGGGAAAGATTTTATCTTTCCCATTTTTCTTTATTATCTCTATTTGACAGCTCAATCTTATTAAACATCTCTAAAAATTCTTCATTGTTTTTTGTCTTTGAAAGTAAGGATATAAGTTTTTCAGTTACACTCTCTGTGCTATTTTCAGAGTAAAGCACCTTTCTAATGTTATATGCAACCTCTTGTTCCTTGCTTGACAGAAGTAAATCTTCTCTTCTTGTACCAGATTTATATATATCAATTGCAGGGAATATTCTTCTCTCTTGAAGCTTTCTATCTAGATGTACTTCCATATTTCCTGTACCTTTGAATTCTTCAAATATCATATCATCCATTCTACTTCCAGTCTCTATTAGAGCAGTAGCTAGTATAGTCAAGCTTCCTCCTTCTTCAATCTTTCTTGCTGCACCAAAAAACTTTTTAGGATTTATAAGTGCACCTGGGTCAAGTCCCCCTGAAAGTGTTCTACCAGTAGGAGTTATGGTTAGATTATAAGCTCTTGATAATCTTGTAATACTATCTAGTAAAATTACTACATCTTGACCTTGCTCAACCATTCTTTTAGCTCTCTCAAGCACCATTTGAGCTACCTTTGTATGGTGATCTGGTTCCTCATCAAAAGTAGAATAAATTACCTCTCCATTAATAGAACGCTGCATATCTGTAACTTCCTCAGGTCTTTCATCTATTAATAGAACAATAAGTTTAATCTCAGGATGATTTCTTGAAATGCTATTTGCAATTTTCTTTAAAAGAGTAGTTTTACCAGCTTTAGGAGGAGCAACAAT includes these proteins:
- the wecB gene encoding non-hydrolyzing UDP-N-acetylglucosamine 2-epimerase; protein product: MNKVKVITIFGTRPEAVKMAPLVKELESREEIESKVCVTAQHREMLDQVLELFNITPDFDLNIMKTKQTLTGITTRVLEGLEEIFEEEKPDIILVHGDTTTTFTGALAAFYKQIKVGHVEAGLRTFDKYFPFPEEMNRKLTGAIADMHFAPTKGSKENLLREGVQEENIFITGNTVIDAMKYTVKGNYVFSTDELNKIDFNKKVIMVTAHRRENWGQGIDNICKALKNIVEQNEDVELIYLVHLNPIVKDVVYEHLGNLERVHLLPPLDTKETHNLMNKCYMIMTDSGGLQEEAPHLGKPVLVLRDVTERPEAVEVGTVKLVGTDIELITTEANKLIRDEEAYNSMSKAINPYGDGKASERIVNAILYNFGHKAERGKEFHID
- a CDS encoding MraY family glycosyltransferase, giving the protein MDSLIMLFLVSMVLSFGFTPIVRKLAFKVNAVSVPKDERRIHTKAMPLMGGLAIYGAFLLTLIFKKGSITTHQLGIIAGTTIIVIEGIVDDIKVLKPWQKLIFQFAAALCLLFSGIKINYITNPFDKTDLSLGIGFLSYPLTILWVIGITNALNLIDGLDGLAAGIGLISAITIFVISILFNRTEAAILTAILSGAILGFLPYNFNPASIFMGETGAALLGFLLAAISMEGAIKSAAAFAITVPILALGLPIYDTLFAMIRRKVNGKPIMEGDRGHLHHRLLDMGLTQRQAVIIMYLISAILGGIAIIAMQIDTVRSYFLFVTVILFIVIIAWKAGFFKRKD
- a CDS encoding deoxycytidylate deaminase, which encodes MERIDKHNYYLDICETVLERGTCLRRNFAAIIVKHDEIIATGYTGAPRGRKNCSDLGYCRREELNIPRGTRYELCRSVHAEQNAIISARRQDMLNATMYLVGKEQNSGEYVHNAAPCSLCKRFIINSGIEKVIIRDTKKDYRTVLVSDWIEEDDSLEGDCTY
- the upp gene encoding uracil phosphoribosyltransferase, giving the protein MSKLTQIAHPLILHKLAFIRDKNTGSKDFRELVEEVAMLMAYEVTRDMQIEEVEIETPICTTKCKMLAGKKMAIVPILRAGLGMVDGMLKLIPAAKVGHIGLYRDEVTLKPVEYFCKLPQDIGERDVIVTDPMLATGGSAVDAIELLKRKGAKNIKLMCLIAAPEGIKAVMDAHPDVDIYTASVDERLNENGYIVPGLGDAGDRLFGTK
- the rpiB gene encoding ribose 5-phosphate isomerase B encodes the protein MRIALGSDHAGLELKKEIIKHLEKKGIELEDCGTYSMESCDYADFAEKVAEQVVSKKSDYGILVCGTGIGISIAANKVPGIRAALCGDTFSAHACREHNDANILSLGARVVGVGVALDIVETFLNAKFEGDRHQRRINKISAIEEKYTK
- a CDS encoding low molecular weight protein arginine phosphatase, with product MKILFVCTGNTCRSCMAEAIFNKLNTLEDVSASSAGFSIVKGSKTSKNSALLVKENLDCDISKREAVQLTKEMLEGADLVLTMTAYMRDIILGRFPNIKNKVYTLKQYVGVKGDVADPYGGDVSAYQKTFDSLKNLIDALLHKIEEDKGII
- a CDS encoding L-threonylcarbamoyladenylate synthase codes for the protein METKVVILDLDNLDRTAIEDAGKVIRNGGLVAFPTETVYGLGANALDDIAVKKIFLAKGRPQDNPLIVHIADFNIEYLTTEIPEIAKRLMEKFWPGPLTLILKKSQIIPDTTSAGLNTIGIRMPSNIVARELIKAAGVPIAAPSANVSGRPSPTEVSRCIEDLEGKIEYILGGEKCDVGLESTIVDCTVEPPCVLRPGGITLEMLREVNSEIYIDPAIMKKPVGDFKPKAPGMKYRHYAPKAPLKIVQGDLQKTIAKINEIVQNYIDENKTVGIMATDETVNFYKNGIVRSLGSRNDISNIGKNLFEVLRGFDDLGVDIIISEAFEEIDFGVAVMNRLKKSAGYDIINV
- a CDS encoding ZIP family metal transporter; this translates as MLIIVLLGSIVSLIGTMTGASLGVIIKKPSKRLLGAIIGFAGGLMLSIVVFDLIPEAMTKWSFPATLFFCILGMITIIIIDRIVNAKKVYDNTHLKVAFMAALALMLHNFPEGVIMGCGFLAGSGLGLKMSLIIAIHDIPEGIAVSAPLMASEVKVSKILLYAFLTAFPTAIGTLIGAYIGSISQNVLSGCLAFASGIMIYVVCGEMFPESSKLWDGVTSTLGIMVGILLGLVMTNVI
- the prfA gene encoding peptide chain release factor 1 is translated as MILERLNFIENKYEELSIKISDPSVMADQKEWQKLCKEHAELEILVGKYKAFKKANSDLEANKEMLQMEDDREMREMIQEEIKQLTEDIANLEQEMKILLLPKDPNDDKNVFIEIRGGAGGEEAALFAANLFRMYTRYAERHRWKIELMSANETDIGGFKEVVFMVRGESTYSKLKYESGVHRVQRVPDTESSGRIHTSTATVAVLPEVDEVDVDINPNDIRIDVFRASGHGGQCVNTTDSAVRITHLPTGLVVSCQDEKSQLKNKEKAMKVLMARLYEKAQAERSAGIAEDRKSQVGTGDRSERIRTYNYPQGRVTDHRIGLTLYKLDSFLDGDIDEMLHGLITADQAEKMKAMGNND
- the prmC gene encoding peptide chain release factor N(5)-glutamine methyltransferase, producing MKKIQELLKLGYDILKNENIDSYMLDTQLLLGKVLNIDRMAIITNRDFQVEEQKVKEFLNFIELRKKKMPVKYILKACEFMGFDFYVEPGVLIPRPDTEVLVEEVLREAKHHNYNKICDVCCGTGAIGISIAKLLEEVTVDCADISDSAERVTEENIKKLNVDKKVKFYKSDLLQYAMMQDKSFQVIVSNPPYIRTDVIPTLMEDVKDYEPYIALWGGEDGLEFYRKITLQSLEVLEKGGLLAFEIGHDQGEAVQSILSANGFVHIKCIKDLAENDRVVLGFLS
- a CDS encoding DUF1385 domain-containing protein, with amino-acid sequence MSKYKNVGGQAVIEGVMMRGSKGVATAVRTSNGEIVIENKDIVPYTKRNKFFGLPIIRGFISLIESLVVGIQTLNYSSEFFEDEEEPSKFDKWFESVFKDKSSDIVMAASLCISLILAIGLFFILPNISANLFKKLNVTNTIVLNIIEGVIRVLIFLVYIYAIGKMKDIYRLYQYHGAEHKTIFCYENEVELTPENAKGFGRLHPRCGTNFMFLVMIVSIILFSLTGWNSLWERILYRVILLPVVSGVTYEIIRWMGKSDSKAAKFFSYPGLMLQKLTTKEPEIDQIEVAIAALKAAEGIEVEKVIEEASIEENTGIVEAGI